A stretch of the Aspergillus puulaauensis MK2 DNA, chromosome 6, nearly complete sequence genome encodes the following:
- the INP52 gene encoding SacI domain and endonuclease/exonuclease/phosphatase family protein (COG:I;~EggNog:ENOG410PGU5;~InterPro:IPR002013,IPR005135,IPR000300,IPR036691;~PFAM:PF03372,PF02383;~go_function: GO:0042578 - phosphoric ester hydrolase activity [Evidence IEA];~go_process: GO:0046856 - phosphatidylinositol dephosphorylation [Evidence IEA]) — MPSIRVLSRDHPVRTLLVVTSEDALIFQHSLGESVGNVLPDNGDTQRCLVEFANLSSIDFTGYRTLGSGYGILGLVTIGQDVFVCVITRSSKAATVRPGETVLRIEDVDFYCLNRSEYESGLYHDKDSSIAAEDSNPNAGMTEDPFLGLKKLLNDGSFYYSLDFNLTDRLQDRSDKSTAFDIDSLDKDVLWNAYMIQPLLVFRSHLSPHEKQLLDSSQILTCVIRGFCGTLAIPATVNVLSSVQKTNLPSMLTLISRLSSLRAGTRFNARGIDDDGNVANFVETETILWVPPRIAYSYVQVRGSVPIFWEQATGFLPGQQKIEVTRSVEASQHAFNKHIESLELEYGAVHVVNLLSELKPGEVELSTRFREHIRKNLVDSKVDFNKPPDHALLRTTEFDFHAEARGPLGYGAGGEIKHELLHSLNGFGYFLSEKGRPSEVNRSGPGNTSVVLQQDGIFRTNCLDCLDRTNIVQTIISSLALELFLLQGNGVLSSEVQLRHSTIWADNGDALSKIYAGTGALKSSYTRHGKMSLAGALADARKTATRLYINNFSDKARQRTIDLLLGRLPEQMPVHLYDPINDLISSELDRRAAEFTSRKSANIWTGTFNINGRAQGPDTDLSPWLFPQANDQDTDPTIFAVGFQEIVVLSPQQIMSTDPTTRKSWEFAVGDCLNTRATARRTPKYVLLRSGQLVGAALIIYVREDILKDIKNVEGNVKKTGLSGIAGNKGGCAIRFEYSNTRLCFVTAHLAAGFANYDERNNDYTTICRGLRFQRNRSIEEHDAIIWLGDFNYRIGLPNQAVRDLVQQANYQRLYDNDQLNLQMLAGRAFQFYNEGPVTFPPTYKYDVGRVTYDTSEKARIPAWCDRILWKGSDLRQLNYNVSNMLLSDHRPVWASFACTINVVDEARKESLRHALHAQRRSNPQVLETQPQPVHTSNGDTISLEPIATGLPPPSSDHRKWWLDNGTPVKSSIHPPSRDHALNTYRASNPFSPKGSPDWAPIAASQMQYMDARGIIPMKPPVPPRSLTAPVAYQNKPHNALGAKGNVHKKAPPVPPKPNSLGSDQNSTIHSRSQNGDATLSGPTTRQSRRSSLTSGLLDDNVSEEISWKPLVPQ; from the exons ATGCCTAGTATTCGAGTCTTGTCTCGGGATCACCCCGTTCGCACCCTTCTTGTGGTCACATCTGAGGACGCGCTGATCTTCCAACATAGCTTGGGAGAATCGGTGGGCAATGTTTTGCCAGACAATGGTGACACCCAACGTTGTCTAGTTGAATTTGCCAACCTATCATCCATAGACTTTACGGGCTACCGGACTCTAGGGTCCGGTTATGGTATCCTTGGGCTTGTTACAATAGGCCAGGATGTCTTTGTGTGCGTCATAACGCGTTCTTCCAAGGCTGCTACTGTCAGGCCTGGTGAGACTGTCTTAAGGATTGAGGATGTAGATTTCT ATTGTTTGAATCGCTCGGAATATGAATCTGGTCTCTATCACGACAAAGACTCTTCAATTGCCGCTGAAGATTCCAACCCGAACGCGGGAATGACAGAAGACCCTTTCCTAGGTCTCAAAAAGCTCTTGAATGACGGGAGTTTCTACTACAGCCTTGACTTCAACCTTACAGATCGGCTACAAGACCG TTCAGACAAATCGACGGCTTTTGATATCGATTCCCTTGACAAAGATGTGTTGTGGAACGCATACATGATTCAACCACTGCTAGTTTTCAGATCTCACTTATCGCCCCACGAGAAGCAACTTCTAGATTCCTCTCAGATTCTCACTTGTGTCATTCGAGGGTTCTGCGGAACGCTTGCTATACCTGCTACCGTTAATGTGCTATCTTCGGTGCAAAAAACAAATTTACCATCCATGCTCACTCTGATTTCCCGCCTGTCTTCTCTACGTGCGGGAACTCGATTCAATGCTCGTGgcattgatgatgatggcaacGTTGCGAATTTTGTTGAAACTGAAACGATCCTCTGGGTACCTCCGAGAATTGCCTACTCTTATGTTCAGGTCCGCGGCTCTGTGCCGATTTTCTGGGAGCAGGCTACGGGGTTTCTACCGGGGCAACAAAAGATTGAAGTCACTCGATCTGTTGAAGCTTCTCAGCATGCCTTTAATAAACATATCGAATCTCTCGAACTGGAATATGGCGCAGTTCATGTGGTCAATCTCCTCAGCGAACTGAAACCGGGTGAGGTTGAACTTTCTACGAGATTTAGGGAACATATAAGGAAGAATCTCGTTGATTCAAAGGTAGATTTCAATAAGCCACCAGATCATGCGCTATTGCGGACAACAGAGTTTGATTTTCATGCGGAGGCTCGGGGCCCTTTGGGATATGGAGCCGGAGGCGAAATTAAACATGAGCTCCTGCATTCCCTCAATGGTTTTGGGTATTTTCTTTCTGAGAAAGGTCGGCCCTCTGAGGTGAATAGGAGTGGTCCCGGGAACACTTCCGTCGTCCTGCAACAGGATGGTATTTTCCGGACTAACTGCCTAGATTGTCTTGATCGGACAAATATTGTGCAGACCATTATTAGCTCATTAGCTCTTGAATTGTTTTTGCTACAGGGAAACGGTGTGCTGAGCTCTGAAGTTCAACTTCGACACTCAACAATATGGGCTGATAACGGAGATGCCTTATCCAAAATTTACGCCGGTACCGGTGCTCTCAAAAGCTCATATACGCGACACGGAAAGATGTCACTCGCAGGCGCTCTAGCCGATGCCCGTAAAACTGCCACAAGGCTGTATATCAATAATTTTTCTGACAAAGCTAGGCAAAGGACGATAGACCTATTGTTAGGTCGCCTACCAGAACAAATGCCTGTGCACCTTTACGACCCAATTAACGATTTGATCTCCAGCGAGCTTGATCGAAGGGCGGCGGAATTTACTTCCAGAAAATCGGCTAACATCTGGACTGGAACTTTCAATATAAACGGTCGTGCCCAAGGGCCTGATACAGACTTGAGCCCTTGGTTGTTCCCTCAAGCCAATGATCAGGACACAGATCCGACCATTTTTGCTGTTGGGTTTCAAGAGATTGTTGTATTGAGTCCTCAGCAAATAATGTCAACAGACCCTACAACCCGCAAGTCCTGGGAGTTTGCTGTCGGAGATTGTTTGAACACACGCGCAACTGCAAGAAGGACACCGAAATACGTTCTTTTGCGATCAGGCCAACTCGTTGGGGCGGCCTTGATAATATACGTCCGAGAGGACATCCTCAAGGATATAAAGAACGTCGAAGGCAATGTAAAGAAG ACTGGGCTCTCCGGCATTGCTGGCAACAAAGGGGGTTGTGCTATTCGGTTtgaatattctaatactagGCTTTGTTTCGTAACAGCTCATCTGGCGGCTGGCTTTGCAAATTATGACGAGCGAAATAACGACTATACAACCATTTGTCGAGGACTCCGCTTCCAGAGGAATCGATCTATTGAGGAACATGATGCCATAATATGGTTAGGGGATTTTAATTATCGAATTGGTCTTCCTAATCAGGCTGTTAGGGACTTGGTGCAGCAGGCCAATTATCAGCGGCTTTATGACAATGACCAG CTAAACCTACAAATGCTGGCAGGGAGGGCATTTCAATTCTATAATGAGGGTCCCGTCACGTTCCCCCCAACATACAAGTATGACGTTGGCAGAGTCACTTACGACACTTC GGAGAAAGCGCGCATCCCCGCGTGGTGCGACAGGATCCTATGGAAAGGTTCCGACCTTCGACAGCTCAATTACAATGTTTCAAACATGCTCCTTTCCGACCACCGCCCGGTGTGGGCTAGCTTTGCATGCACGATCAATGTCGTCGATGAGGCTCGAAAAGAAAGTTTAAGACACGCACTCCACGCTCAACGGCGGAGTAACCCTCAGGTCCTCGAAACCCAACCGCAGCCGGTGCATACAAGCAATGGGGATACTATCTCCCTTGAACCAATTGCTACCGGGCTTCCACCCCCTAGTTCAGATCATCGTAAATGGTGGTTAGATAATG GTACCCCGGTGAAATCATCTATACATCCTCCCAGCAGAGATCATGCATTGAATACCTACCGGGCCTCTAACCCGTTTTCCCCCAAAGGGAGCCCTGATTGGGCTCCTATTGCCGCGAGTCAGATGCAATATATGGATGCTCGTGGTATTATCCCGATGAAGCCCCCGGTTCCACCCAGAAGTTTAACAGCCCCAGTGGCATATCAAAACAAACCACATAACGCGCTGGGGGCAAAAGGGAATGTGCATAAAAAGGCACCGCCGGTGCCACCGAAGCCCAATTCACTCGGTTCAGACCAAAATTCAACTATCCATAGCCGGTCCCAAAATGGGGATGCTACTCTTTCAGGCCCTACCACAAGACAGTCCCGCCGGTCATCGTTGACGAGTGGGCTACTTGACGATAATGTTAGCGAGGAAATCAGTTGGAAACCCCTGGTTCCTCAGTAA
- a CDS encoding uncharacterized protein (COG:S;~EggNog:ENOG410PQ4V), producing MTFNITIGPSPHDSDDSAFTDEEDSSGVQVSPPSEPESHGYHDPYDEWTNLPYPDELKPSDSASRNRTSYRTRTRNPIHPPSTSTSRRRSTRRQIVPERESFRRRPRRHPSPESPESMDSAEEYGDPYRRRSQERYWPPVAQGSAYAHSSSPGPSYVYPHGTVPHTPYIPPTGQHTPSDQLVRVGAHSQVGPPNQPNQYGHPFYGYSPHLQQPHGPPVSQFYMHDHHPGNHGHALTTSSHRSDGHNPPQHPFQPSGPSHGAPPYGGSQMNHDLVPYGAGGFYPFREPYAMVPGMMSPYFNPYARATSPPSQSGSAGAPVSPDPAPAPPPVDPVKDEAIARLEKLILDERTEREARDAREAARQAAAEAEAAAEAEKKKRAAHEKKLVEEAAARAKAEAEQKAADEAAQAKKEAEEAATKAADEATEKATADVQDKIAAAVAANKPPDKKQPIKFKDALGRKFSFPFDLCCTWKGMEELIKQAFLHIEVIGPHVAEGHYDLIGPNGDIILPQVWETVLEPDWSITMHMWPIPEKPKEEPGTPVDGGPPAPPAEAAAADAPKKPGPKKPRPKPGDPSPFAMWMVGGPNRFKKQALKVGKKPKAADYAVMGHAV from the exons ATGAC GTTCAACATCACAATTGGTCCAAGTCCGCACGACTCGGACGACTCCGCCTtcaccgacgaagaagattcATCGGGAGTGCAGGTCTCGCCACCTTCCGAACCTGAAAGCCATGGGTATCACGATCCATACGATGAATGGACGAACCTGCCCTATCCAGATGAATTGAAGCCATCTGACTCAGCCTCTCGAAATCGAACATCTTATCGTACCAGGACTCGCAACCCAATCCATCCGCCTTCCACATCAACAAGCCGCCGACGGTCAACGAGGCGTCAGATTGTCCCAGAACGAGAGTCCTTCCGTCGCCGACCCCGCCGTCATCCTTCGCCAGAATCACCGGAAAGTATGGATTCGGCTGAGGAGTATGGGGACCCGTATCGGCGCAGATCCCAAGAACGATACTGGCCACCTGTCGCTCAAGGCTCGGCTTATGCACACAGCTCATCCCCAGGTCCATCATACGTTTATCCACACGGTACAGTACCACACACTCCATACATACCGCCAACAGGCCAACATACACCTTCGGACCAATTGGTTCGAGTCGGTGCTCACAGCCAGGTTGGGCCGCCAAATCAGCCAAATCAATATGGTCATCCGTTTTACGGATACAGTCCTCATTTGCAACAACCTCATGGCCCACCTGTCTCTCAATTCTATATGCACGATCACCATCCCGGAAACCATGGACATGCGCTTACCACAAGCTCTCATCGAAGTGATGGGCACAATCCACCTCAGCATCCTTTTCAACCCTCCGGTCCTTCTCACGGTGCTCCGCCATATGGTGGATCTCAGATGAATCATGATCTGGTTCCATATGGCGCAGGAGGATTTTACCCTTTCCGTGAGCCGTATGCCATGGTTCCTGGGATGATGTCGCCCTATTTCAACCCTTATGCTCGTGCGACATCTCCTCCAAGTCAAAGTGGATCCGCTGGAGCACCGGTTTCCCCAGACCCAGCGCCCGCGCCACCACCTGTAGATCCTGTTAAGGACGAGGCGATTGCCAGACTCGAGAAATTGATTTTGGATGAGAGAACCGAGCGAGAAGCCCGGGATGCGCGTGAAGCAGCCCGTCAGGCTGCCGCCGAAGCGGAGGCAGCTgcggaggctgagaagaagaaacgtGCTGCACATGAGAAAAAACTCGTCGAGGAAGCTGCCGCACGCGCTAAGGCCGAGGCAGAGCAGAAAGCCGCTGATGAAGCAGCACAGGCAAAgaaggaggcagaagaagctgcgaCGAAGGCCGCCGACGAAGCTACGGAAAAGGCCACAGCTGACGTGCAAGATAAAATTGCAGCTGCAGTGGCTGCTAATAAGCCTCCGGATAAGAAACAACCCATTAAATTCAAGGATGCTCTTGGCAGAAAGTTCAGTTTTCCGTTTGATTTATGTTGCACTTGGAAG GGAATGGAGGAGCTTATAAAGCAAGCTTTTCTTCACATTGAGGTGATAGGGCCTCATGTCGCAGAGGGACACTATGACTTGATTGGCCCCAATGGCGACATCATACTCCCGCAAGTCTGGGAGACCGTCCTTGAGCCCGATTGGAGCATTACTATGCATATGTGGCCGATACCAGAGAAGCCAAAGGAAGAACCAGGCACTCCTGTAGATGGCGGCCCTCCTGCACCGCCAGCCGAAGCCGCAGCCGCTGatgcgccgaagaagccag GTCCTAAAAAACCGCGACCAAAGCCTGGCGACCCTAGCCCATTTGCCATGTGGATGGTTGGAGGCCCCAACCGTTTCAAGAAGCAGGCTTTAAAAGTGGGAAAAAAGCCTAAAGCAGCTGATTACGCCGTAATGGGCCATGCTGTCTGA
- the APL5 gene encoding putative AP-3 complex subunit delta (BUSCO:EOG09260T4S;~COG:U;~EggNog:ENOG410PF8I;~InterPro:IPR016024,IPR002553,IPR017105;~PFAM:PF01602;~go_component: GO:0030117 - membrane coat [Evidence IEA];~go_component: GO:0030123 - AP-3 adaptor complex [Evidence IEA];~go_process: GO:0006886 - intracellular protein transport [Evidence IEA];~go_process: GO:0015031 - protein transport [Evidence IEA];~go_process: GO:0016192 - vesicle-mediated transport [Evidence IEA]), with translation MFEKSLYDLIKGLRNHKGAEEDYIQSSLRECRAEIRTQDMDKKATALLKLAYLEMFGYDMSWASFHVLEVMSSPKFLQKRAGYLGALQSFRPETEVLMLATNLLKKDMTCPNLQIISLPLITLPNIITASLAMSLLPDVLSRISHTNASIRKKAVVCLYRLALVYPEALRLAWPRLKERLMDDQEDSSVTTAVLNVVCELGWRRPHDFLPLAPRFFELLVDGGNNWMAIKIIKLFATLTPLEPRLVRKLIRPLMNIIQTTSAMSLLYECINGIIQGGILDGEGALEEKHEIANVCVSKLRGMVVTDFDPNLKYVALLAFSRIVVSYPHLVLTHQDVIMDCLEDADISIRLQALELAARMVTKETLEFVVGRLIGQLEEPHYTPASGDGLDREDVTELGDHVGRNEQRKCKPHLPVPDDYRVEVLHRILDICSHDNYSKLADFEWYVSVLIQLVKHLPTNAEGRTAYQRLENHYSDDAASRIGLEVRNIAVRVRNVRMEATRAAESLLLIDNRQSVSVSASNAIHGVLGPLAWVVGEYAEYLSSPGKTLQSLIDISTISLSGGALPLFVQAVPKVLARIIRDYGDSWSVAQKSEVSLFLARIVEFLELLADHPDLDVQERAIEFLEIMRLAADVMQTGGIQQAHVPYLLSSVIPSLFYGLELNPVAPNAQKKVPLPDQLCLTVPFNSSVRRLFDDNQAGAYTQPNDFYHDRKTQTPSDLQNEIGTNIAHQGSEVGPEQAAMNLRQKVEWKQRNRDDPFYIGADQQNNAATPLEPASSTLDSDGLDIDSIPIVDLKISKLESAPTFMGATPYDSPHNLPAQPKKYEVIPDEVIGAEETGPSSSHDEPVKSKRGLLQVDSSGLKHFTLGGDAGSDIGGMPGKNEDDVEMATAMKEIEKARLEMQRASERVYLEGTPSEGTLVKKRRKQKKSSHGRVRRADLSERDGQPSSTQEKARQRDNTPRE, from the exons AT GTTCGAGAAATCGTTATATGACCTGATAAAAGGTCTGAGAAATCACAAGGGTGCCGAGGAAGATTATATACAAAGCAGCCTTAGAGAATGTAGGGCTGAAATTCGGACTCAAGACATGG ATAAAAAAGCCACGGCTCTTTTGAAATTAGCCTATTTAGAAATGTTCGGATATGATATGTCTTGGGCATCGTTTCATGTTTTAGAGGTCATGTCATCACCCAAATTTCTCCAGAAAAGAGCCGGATATCTCGGGGCCCTGCAAAGCTTCAGGCCAGAAACTGAAGTTCTCATGCTTGCAACGAATCTGCTCAAAAAG GACATGACATGCCCAAATTTACAGATaatttctcttcctctaatAACCCTCCCAAATATCATAACTGCGTCTCTTGCTATGTCTTTGCTCCCCGATGTGTTGTCCAGAATTTCTCACACGAATGCTTCAATTCGAAAGAAGGCAGTGGTATGCCTCTACCGACTTGCATTGGTTTATCCCGAAGCTTTAAGGCTAGCATGGCCCAGATTAAAGGAGCGTCTGATGGATGATCAAGAGGATAGCAGTGTCACCACAGCCGTGCTTAATGTCGTTTGCGAGCTAGGGTGGCGAAGACCTCACGATTTCCTTCCACTTGCCCCAAGATTCTTTGAATTACTAGTGGATGGAGGTAACAATTGGATGGCAATCAAGATCATAAAGCTT TTTGCAACATTAACCCCGTTAGAGCCGCGATTGGTCCGAAAGCTTATTCGTCCGCTTATGAACATAATCCAGACAACCTCGGCCATGTCATTACTTTATGAGTGTATCAACGGCATAATACAAGGTGGTATTCTGGATGGCGAAGGAGCGCTTGAGGAAAAGCACGAGATCGCAAATGTTTGTGTCTCAAAGCTACGAGGCATGGTTGTTACAGATTTTGACCCGAACC TTAAATATGTAGCATTGCTTGCATTTAGTAGGATTGTGGTCTCGTACCCCCATTTGGTTCTGACACACCAGGATGTTATAATGGATTGTTTGGAGGATGCAGATATTTCAATTCGCCTTCAAGCTCTCGAGCTAGCGGCTCGAATGGTTACCAAGGAAACACTCGAATTTGTGGTCGGGCGGCTCATTGGACAACTTGAGGAACCTCATTATACACCAGCCAGCGGAGATGGCTTGGATCGTGAAGACGTCACCGAATTGGGAGACCATGTCGGGCGAAACGAACAGCGGAAATGCAAACCCCATCTTCCCGTTCCCGACGACTATCGCGTCGAGGTTCTGCATAGGATTCTAGACATTTGTTCACATGACAACTATTCAAAGTTAGCGGACTTTGAATGGTACGTCAGTGTATTAATCCAACTAGTGAAACACCTTCCTACAAATGCTGAAGGGCGTACTGCGTATCAGAGGCTTGAAAATCACTACAGCGACGATGCGGCAAGCCGAATCGGGTTGGAAGTGCGGAATATTGCCGTTCGTGTTAGGAATGTGCGGATGGAAGCCACTAGAGCCGCCGAATCTCTGCTTCTCATTGACAATAGGCAATCAGTATCTGTGAGTGCGTCTAATGCTATTCATGGTGTACTGGGTCCTCTGGCTTGGGTGGTTGGGGAATATGCCGAGTATCTTTCGTCCCCAGGCAAGACACTCCAGTCGCTCATCGACATATCTACTATATCGCTATCTGGAGGAGCTCTTCCCCTCTTTGTTCAAGCAGTTCCAAAAGTCCTCGCTCGCATCATCCGTGACTACGGGGATTCATGGAGCGTGGCACAGAAAAGCGAAGTCTCGCTTTTTCTAGCACGAATCGTTGAGTTTCTTGAATTGTTGGCAGATCATCCCGATTTGGACGTACAGGAAAGGGCCATCGAATTCTTAGAGATTATGCGGCTGGCTGCAGACGTGATGCAAACCGGCGGCATCCAGCAGGCGCATGTGCCATACCTATTGTCTTCAGTCATCCCAAGTCTGTTTTATGGACTCGAGCTTAACCCGGTCGCGCCGAATGCCCAGAAAAAGGTTCCTCTGCCGGACCAGCTCTGTTTGACAGTGCCGTTCAATAGCAGCGTTCGTAGGTTGTTCGATGACAACCAAGCTGGCGCATACACGCAACCCAATGACTTTTACCATGACCGAAAGACGCAGACCCCAAGCGACCTACAAAACGAAATTGGTACAAACATCGCACACCAGGGTTCAGAAGTTGGCCCCGAGCAGGCTGCCATGAATTTGCGGCAGAAAGTAGAATGGAAGCAACGCAATAGAGATGACCCATTCTACATTGGCGCTGATCAGCAGAATAATGCCGCAACACCACTCGAGCCGGCGTCAAGTACCTTGGATAGCGATGGTTTGGATATCGACTCTATCCCAATAGTTGATCTCAAGATAAGCAAGCTTGAGAGTGCCCCAACATTCATGGGCGCGACACCATATGACAGCCCGCACAACTTACCTGCACAACCCAAGAAATACGAAGTTATTCCAGATGAGGTAATCGGGGCTGAGGAAACAggtccttcttcctcccacgACGAGCCTGTTAAGTCGAAAAGAGGTTTACTGCAAGTCGATTCTAGTGGGCTTAAGCACTTTACTCTTGGGGGGGATGCTGGCTCCGATATTGGCGGCATGCCCGGTAAGAATGAGGATGATGTAGAGATGGCCACAGCAATGAAGGAAATCGAGAAAGCTCGGCTGGAAATGCAACGGGCGTCTGAGCGTGTGTACCTCGAAGGTACACCCTCCGAAGGGACACTCGTGAAGAAacgaagaaagcaaaaaaaatCCAGTCATGGTAGGGTTCGGAGAGCTGATTTATCGGAGAGGGACGGCCAACCGTCTTCGACGCAGGAGAAGGCAAGACAAAGAGATAATACCCCAAGAGAATAA
- a CDS encoding uncharacterized protein (BUSCO:EOG09263R62;~COG:S;~EggNog:ENOG410PM7U;~InterPro:IPR039856,IPR011990,IPR013026;~go_function: GO:0005515 - protein binding [Evidence IEA]): MVVLQPNAGHGSRLKTALHRSQQAPAILGQEGTGGLLSRWYTILDNDGSNDFDSLEKLFFSCLQSADDKSALLCLERLTHRFGPSNERIMALRSIYDEAIAEDKLSLERCLKKYDDILSQNPVNMPILKRRITLLRSLSRPTEAISSLIQLLGATPTDAEAWCELAELYHSQGMCPQAIFSLEEALLGVPHAWNVHARLGEILYIYAGSLEDEAMCRQLHSSIRHFCRSVELCDGYLRGFYGLALATARLSVDKVPETISKDPPLGRESLRRLHDLATQRLKNILTTQCSLEPRLREYEDHELAAVKCLLSGSSE; the protein is encoded by the exons ATGGTTGTTCTCCAGCCCAATGCCGGTCATGGCTCGAGACTTAAGACCGCTCTCCATCGTTCACAGCAAGCTCCTGCTATTCTAGGCCAGGAAGGCACAGGAGGCTTACTATCTCGGTGGTATACTATTTTGGACAATGATGGCTCGAATGATTTCGATTCTTTGGAGaagctcttcttctcatGCCTTCAATCTGCTGATGACAAGAGCGCGCTGTTATGCCTCGAGCGCCTAACCCACCGCTTTGGACCATCCAATGAAAGGATAATGGCACTGCGCAGCATATATGATGAAGCGATCGCGGAGGACAAATTGAGTTTAGAGAGATGTCTGAAAAAATACGATGACATTCTTTCGCAGAACCCCGTCAACATG CCAATTTTGAAACGTCGGATTACCCTACTTAGGTCCTTGTCTCGGCCTACAGAGGCCATTTCCAGCTTAATACAACTGCTCGGTGCCACGCCAACAGATGCCGAAGCTTGGTGTGAGCTTGCGGAGTTATATCACTCGCAGGGAATGTGTCCACAAGCGATATTCAGCCTTGAGGAGGCGCTGTTAGGAGTGCCCCATGCATGGAAT GTTCACGCCCGCCTGGGTGAAATCCTTTACATATACGCCGGCTCATTGGAGGACGAGGCCATGTGCCGACAGCTACATTCATCTATCCGCCATTTCTGCAGAAGTGTTGAGCTCTGCGATGGCTACCTACGGGGATTCTATGGCTTGGCACTG GCCACAGCTCGTCTCTCGGTCGATAAAGTCCCAGAAACAATATCGAAGGATCCTCCACTGGGGAGAGAATCCTTGCGGCGCCTTCATGATTTAGCAACGCAAAGGCTCAAGAACATTCTTACAACGCAGTGTTCACTTGAGCCGCGTCTTCGGGAATACGAAGATCATGAGCTTGCAGCTGTCAAATGTCTTCTCAGCGGTTCTTCTGAATGA